TCTTCGCGGCCGGCTCCGCCGGCGAGGTCATCTCGATGCGCGCGGGAACCCGCACCCGCCGCTCCAACCAGATCGTGATCTGGCGCCCCCTCGACAAATAGCGACCCGATCCGGCGTGTATTCGCGCCCGTCTCGTCGGTCGAGCTCGTCGAGACCTCGTGAGCCGGCCTGTCGTCGTACGTCGCCTGGGTTCGACGAGCTCAACCGGCGGGTTCACTGGCCGAGCCGGTGGCATCGAATGCTGGGGTGAGCGACTGCAGGCCCGTGACCCGCAGCAGGTCGAGCTTCTGCTCGTCTGCACTGCCGGGCACGACCGTGTAGACCACGATGCGCAGGTCGCCGCCGGGCACCGTCATCACGTCGCAGTCGACGGTGATGGGCCCGACCGCGGTGCGGGTGACGGTTTTCCGGCTCCAGCGGTGCTCGGCCACCCGGGCCTCGCCCCAGCGGCGTTCGAATTCGGGCGACGCGGCACGCAGCCGGGCCACCAGCTGCGCCAGTTGGCCGTCGTGCGGGTACCGGCCCACGGCCGTGCGCAGGTCAGCCGCGAGGTCGCTGGCGAAGTCCTCTTCGTGCTGGGCGTCGAACTCGACACCCTCATGCCCCCACATGAAATGCCGCCAGACCAGATTGCGTTCGATGCCGACATAGCGCGACGGGTCGCCGGTCAGGGCGGCCCAGAGCGGGTTCCACAGCAGGATGTCGTGGGACGCGGTGAACACAGCCATCGGCACGTCCCCCAGCCTGTCGATGATCCGCTGCACGCCAGGGGTCACGTGCTCAGGCACTGTCCCGCGGGCCGGAGGGGCGACGCCGGCGACC
This is a stretch of genomic DNA from Cryobacterium soli. It encodes these proteins:
- a CDS encoding helix-turn-helix transcriptional regulator, giving the protein MSEFASVLRAWRDRVRPADVGLPAGAGRRTTGLRREELAALAGVSVDYIVRLEQGRAVNPSPQMLGALALALRVTPAERDHLYRVAGVAPPARGTVPEHVTPGVQRIIDRLGDVPMAVFTASHDILLWNPLWAALTGDPSRYVGIERNLVWRHFMWGHEGVEFDAQHEEDFASDLAADLRTAVGRYPHDGQLAQLVARLRAASPEFERRWGEARVAEHRWSRKTVTRTAVGPITVDCDVMTVPGGDLRIVVYTVVPGSADEQKLDLLRVTGLQSLTPAFDATGSASEPAG